The region TTTCTCTGGGGCAAATTGCACCTTTCGGATCACCAGCCGCACAgagttcctgggggtggggaggaggggtgggaggggccggGCCTCAGACAcccagaccaccccccccccccacgggcctggggctcctgggagaggggaggacacGATCAAACCATACAGGGGCTCGGTTCCCTCACCTTTTGTGGCTTTTCTCTTCTAGCGATTTGGCACAGAAGGCTCGAATCTCAAAGTCTACTCCACAGGCctcaggaggaggagaaaaggtcACGTCTTACACAAGGTCCCCTCTGCCACCacgcccttccttccctcctcttcatcAGGGACTCTTGCCCCATCACAGTCTGAGGAGTGTGGGGCCTGGGGCTCCGTCCCCCCGCCTCTGCTAAAGGCCCAGTACCTGGCCGAGTGAGCCCCGGGGCTGTTCTGGGTGAGCCCCCATACTCCCCACGGGCGTGCAGCTCCTGAGTCACACGTGAGCGGTGACCCTCCCACACACACCGTATTTCCACTGGGGACGGTTCCCACCCCGCTTCTCCCTGCCAGACCCCTCTCGGGTGTGCCCCAGGCTCCTACTGGGCCCTGTTCTGTCCCGGGAGCCCTCAAGAGCCTTTCCTGCTGTACCTTCCCCGTGTCCTCTGGGCCCGGCTGCAGCGTGACGGAGCAGGGCAGGTTCTGGGGGATctgcagcagaggaaaggggaggcTTCAGTTCTCCCAGAGAGCCCCCAAATCTCTCTCCCAAtctcagctcagaggctggaggaggccAGGGGGTGAGAAAGTAAGAAggaaggggcccctgggaggagacagagacaagggcttcctgaaggcaggcagagtgagggaggtgggtctgctccccctcccacccttctTCCCGATCTGCACCTGACAGGCGcctggccaccccctccccccacctcagtcCCAGACCCCTTGCCCTGCAGAGGGTGAGGGGCATCCTCACTGTGAAAAAAAAGGGGTGGGCGTGCTGGCCCAGCTTCCTCAGCAGCCGGTCCTGAAGGCGggtggggggccggggcgggTTGGGCATGGGGGGGAAGGCCTGGTAGGTGGCGATGAACAGGTCTTTGCGGAAGGACAGGCCCAGCACGTCCAGGTCCTCGCGGCCATAGCGGAAGGCGCAGGTGAGGGTCACGAACACTGGCGAGGGAGGGCCGGGCGGGGCGGTCAGgaccccccccttccccagccccccagcaccTAGCCGCAGCGGCTCCTCCCTGGGCAGCGCGAAACCTGCCCGAATCCCACTCCCACTGCCTTCTCCGCCCTCTTTCTGGGGCCCCATCCTCCTCTGCCGCCCCGACCTCCCCTCGGCCGGTACCTTTGCGGTCCTTCAAGTAGTCAGGGTCCACGAGCACCACGCCATCTGGGAAAGGGACGCCGCTGCATGAGCTCATTTCCTGTCAGGGCCTCTCCTCCATCCCTCGGCCCGGGGACTTCTTCCCCTCTTGGGGGACGTGGGCACACTTACCTACGGGGTCCACTCTGTCCAGGTGGTCTACAAAGTCCCGCTTGCCCAAGTACACGGTGAGCTGAGGATGCAGAAGGGACACAGGGAAGACAGGGCAGACGGGTGCAGGGCAGCAGAACCCTGGAGGGGCCGTCCTGCCCGTGGCCTCCCCAGGCTGGGGTGTCCCCCCCGGGTTTCCTTCAGAGCGGGGGACAATAGCGGGGTTTCCCAGACTACCCGACCTTGAGGCTTTTGTCACACCTCTGCCCACAAGTcaagcaagtgtgtgtgtgtgtgtgtgtgtgtgtgtgtgtgtgtgtgcgcgcgcgtgtgcatgcgtgcatgcgtgtttgtgtgtgtatgtggggtggggtggtggggctTGGGGAGGACTTGCCCCAGGCAACCAGTTAGAAAGCAGGCTGTGGTGTCACTCCTCTGGGATTCACAGGCCATAGCCTGGGGGGTGCTAACTGTTCCCACCCCAGGCATCCTGACCTCAGCTCCTAAGAGGGTCACAGCTGGGGCTTGGGGCTCCTCCCCCTTCATCTGGCCAGCCCGTGGCTGAGTGCAGGGGCGAGCAGCCTTTGCGGGCGGCAAGGGGCTTCgggagggaaggaagtgggctctcagctgtcacaGGAAGTGGGGGCTAGAGGCTGGGGATCATCTAGGCGCGGGCCGGGCCTTGCTCGGGCCCACAGAGGGCTGGGAGGAGAAGCAGCATGGCAGACCGACTCACCTTGCAGTTAGGGCTCGACTTCTTGAAGACCCtaacaaaacagaaagggaagccCCACTGCCTCCGTCAGACTCGGCAGGGACCTCCCGAGCCGGCCTGAGAAGCAGGGTTCGCCCGCCCCCAGGATTCAGCCCGGAGGCTTTGCCAGCCCTACCCCTCCCACTTCTCACCAGAAGGGCGGCCATAGGTCCTTAATGTTCCCGGGCCCCCCCGCTCCCCGTGCACTCTCACTCTAGGTCCCCTCCTGTGGCAGTCAGTAGTCACTGGTTGCCGAGAAACCACCCAGGCTCTTCCCAGAGGACATCCCCCGGAGGGACCCAAATAGGCAGGTGGTAGTTGTGTCGGTCTAAGACCGAACCCTCCACCTGTCTTCTCTGGGCTCCAAAGACAGCCAGAGTACCTGGAGGGCAGTGGCCCTGGCTTTCGCTCCTGAAATGGTTTCTACCTGGAGGCACTACTTAAGCGCGGCCCTACTCCGTTAACCTCCAAGGGTTCCCCATCCCTGATCTCAGCAGCCTCAAAGCTCACTTGTCTTTGAAGGCCGAGCCCAGATATCACCTCCTCCAGAAGGCAGAGCCAGCCCGGACTCCCGTTACCCCCCTTTTTTCGGGGGGGTTCCCGTCACACTTGCTGATGTTTCACTGGTGGTAAAACTTGTGATAGCGTGTCCGGGCAGTTAGCTGTGGACCATGTGTCACTAGGTAGACCGTGGACGTCACAGACCTCATCCAGTCGGGCATCCCCAGCACAATGCCCGCCGGACCACGAAGATGATGGTGCGGGCTGACATTTAGCGGGGGcgtgtgttatctcatttaatagtCTTAGCAACCCAACGATGGAGGGCCTAATAGTTCTATTCACAGGTGAGGAAAAACGAGGGCACAGGAGAGGGGAAGGATTTTGCCTAAGGCCCCAGAGCAAGTAAATGGTGGGATTCAGATGAATCAGAGGCAGTCTAGACTGGCTCTGAGCCCCTGCTCTTTGTCAGGAAGCCGTTACACTCTCCTGTCTCTGCAGCTGGGCTTAAGTTCCTTGAGTTGAGGGGGATTCTCGCTTCCCAGAGCTGAAACGCTCGAAGCCCGGACTCTACCCGTTGCTGAGAGGGTAGGTAGGTGTCCAGAGACCCCTGTGCTCTGGCCACTTGCGGGCCTGACGTCACTTATCCCAATCCGCTCAGCCGCGATCCCTGGAAGGGTCCTTGGATCTCCTGCCAACCGGCCCATCCTTCCTCCAACCCTGCCTTCTCCCCACCTAGTTTTGCTCTTACAACTTCACTTCCCCCTTCTTCCCAGAAGGTCAAGATATCCAAAGGCCATAAGGCAAAGGGTATGGAAGTCCCTGGGTATCCCCATGCAATAAGGGAGAGTAAACGCTGATACGGCGGCAGCTAGAATAAAGCACCACCTCTTGACCCAACCGAGGCTGGCCAAGGAGGCAGATCATGGGGGTGACCGGAGGGGGCCCGCAGAAGCAGATGTTCTCTCCGTTTCCTGTGGCCCAGAACTGGATGGGGGTGGCGGGAATTGTGCCAAGTCAGCAGTCCCCCCTCTGGTCCATCCATTCCCCTCCCTGAACCACATAACGGAAATTGGGGGCCTCCCTCAAGTCAGCGACTTCCCCTTTCTCCGGGGGGTGTTTGAGCCCTGATCCGGGACATCAGGCCTGCCTCTGGTCATCTCTCTCCACTACTGCTCGACTTGCTGCTCAGAAGCCTGGGTTCTCCTACTCTGTGGCTGGGGAGCGGCGGGGCTCCTATGATCATCTTTGGCGGAACAAGTGACAGCCCGGTACCAGGGCCCTGTTCCCGATCCCTTCTGGACAGAGGCACACAGCCCCAAtcttctcctcttttcctcctgCTCCCCAGGGACTCAGGCATTCACCCACTGCCCCCTTGGGGGTGCTGGGCCACAACAGGAAGTGGATTTTGCTAGAGACCAAAAAAGAGAACTCGGGGTATCAGTGGAAGGAAGGAGCCTCGATTGCACAGAAAACATCCGGGGAGTGGATGGCGTGCCCAGGGCAGATACTGGCTTCCCTCACCTCCGGGAAGAGGAGTGAGGCCCATAAACGGGGAGGGTCGTCATGCACTCCGCTCCCCCAAGATGAAGCTGTTGCTCCTGGCAACCTGGGGTAAGGCAGAAGTTTGGAAGCAGAGCCACCTGGCCCTTGGGACAGCCCGACTGCCCGTGGGGCATTGGACAGGAGGCTTTCCAGCAGCTCGGGACGAGTCTGGGGAGGGGGGATCCCCTCCCGGCATCCAGCCTTCCCATACCCGACCCCTCGGGGCTGGCCACCTGCTCCTCCTTCCTCCGCCCCTGCATCGCAGCCCGCACCGGAGAGCCCAGTCGTTCGGCCCCCACATCCCTGCGAGAACCCAGGCGCCGGTTTCCTGGTCCCCTTCAGCCCTCGCTCTCTGCACAGGGGCCCGGCATGCGTCCCCCTCGTTATCCTCGAGGACCTGGGCGTGCGGCCCCGGATGGCTGCCCCCTAGGGACCCAGGCGTCCGGCCCCCGGATTCTCTCCCGGGTGTCCTTGTCCGGGGACCGTCCCGGCACCAGCTCCGAGCCGCCGCCCACGTCCCGCCGCGTGGCCCCACCTCCCTTACCTGGTGCCCGGTTTCTCCCCCATGGTGCgcgcgcccgccgcccgcccggtCCGCGGCTCGCTCGCAGCCTCGCAGCCCTGCTGCCAGGTCCCCGCTCCTCCCCGCGCCACTGCGCACGCGCggctctttctcctcccccccccctcccgcccctccggCCCCCCTCCGGGCCGGGGGAACCGCGGCCAGATGCGTCAGCCCGGCTCGCGCGCGccgcgccgccgcccgccccctCCGCTCAGACCCGCGCGCTGATTGGCTccgcccccgcgcccgcccctCCGCAGCCCCTCCCGCCGTCCCGAGAGGTAGGAAGGGGCGGGGGTCCCTCCCGCGCGCGCGGTCCTTGCTCCCCGCTCTGCCCGCCCATCTCTCCGCCCCTCCGCACCCGCTTAGGAACGATTGGGCCCCCTGGAACGACGGCGCCCGCCTGCCGGGAGCTTAGAGCCCGCTGATTGGCTCCCCGCGTCCAGGACGCGGCGGGGGTCCCCTCCCCTTTGTTTGCTTTctcggcggcggcggaggcgagGGAGGCGGCGGGGGCGGAGGAGCGGGCGCCGGCACAGTCTGGGAAGGAGGGCTCGGGGACGCACACGTGGGTGAGCGGTTCCAGTTGCGTGATGCTCGCTTCAGCGCGCGCCGCTCGCGCGTGCTCCCAGCCTTGGCCCGCCCTCCCGCCTCTCGGTCGTGGTGTGTCAGCGCCCTCTGGTGTCCGTCTTTGGTCTTCGCGGGGTTCCTTTGCCTAATTTCTCTGACCACCCAGGCCTTTCCATCTGCCGTCTTTGCAGCGAGCATCCGTGCGTCCATCCATGCCTGTAATGTGCTAGTCACCGTGCTGGGCGATGGGGACACAGACACGAGTTAACATGGCCCCCGCTTCCCTAGTACAGTTCGGGAGACCCATAAACAGGCATCATGATCCCAAGAATACAAGAAAAGAGGTATGACTCAGAAGACACAGCGACTGCCAGCGCTTGACTGGGGCAGGGACGGAGGGGACTGTACGCTGTCCGAAGGAGGAGACATTTGAGGACAATCTTTCTGACGGGTGGGCAGAAAGGGTGTTCCCCCAGAGAAAGGCAAGCAAGGCACCTCCCGTTCTGAAGTGTTCGTGGAGGTCGATGGGAGGAGAGCGACTGGAACAGAGTGTGAAGGATTCTGCAGAGCCGGTGAAGGAACGAGACTGAGGTCCTCCCTggaggaggcggggtgggggagggcacatgGATCCAGTAGTGGTTTTTTTCAAGCAAAAGACCGGCATGATGAGACTTCTCCTTTAGGAGGATACTTCCGGGCAAGGTGGAGGATGGAGAGAGCGGGGCAAGGTTGTCTAGACTAAAACTAGTCAAGAGATGGTGAATGATGGAGtgaaagggaggaggggctgggctgaGAGTCATTTCTAGAGACGGGGGAGGATGGTGGATTCCTGACATTTCTGGACTTAAGGGGCTCATgtatttctccttcttccttccatctcttttCCCATTCTCCCCCTGTCCTTCCCAGCCAGGTGAACTAACTTCACACTCCCCCCTCCATTTTCGATGTGACAAAAAGTAATATGCACAACACGACAGTTTCTGAGATCACCTTTAAGGCTTGAACACAGGCTCTCAGTTCCATCACCACCTTCTAAGCTCGCCTTTCACACCTTTCAAGCTGTAGATCAGACACTTCTTTTAGACTCACAAATCACAGggtgccttcggctcaggtcatgatctcacactccgtgagttcgagtcccacatcgggctctgtgcggacagctcagagcctggagcctgcttcggattctgtgtctccctctctctctgctcctcccctgctcctgtattgtctctctctgtctcaaaaattaaaaaaaaatttaaaacaatttaaactcACGAATCACTTTTGTCAAAGGGTCATGACCAGAAGGTAATGAGACCTATATTGCTACCTCTCTAAAGTGATTTTGGAACTGAAGGGTAGTGGTCTTATGGCTCGAACGAGACTGCATTAAAAgatactaatataaataaaatttcagaaagataCTAAAGAAGActagagagaatgaaagagataCACCATTTTACTTTATAATGATGGGAAAAACCATCAGtataaagatgtcatttctttACAAGTTGTCCTTAGATTTAACACCATATGAAAATAGCAGTGGGAGGTTGGTCCAAAGGTTGTGACTTATCTCAAGTGATTGTTCTCAGTCCGATCGAACTCATCATTtgactccctccccccaacccttgCTCACTACTGCACCTgattagactttaaaaataaataaataatgggaatgcaagctggcgcagccacgctggaaaacagtatggaggggcgcctgggtggctcagtcggttaggcatccgacttcggctcaggtcatgatctcacggttcgtgcgttcaggccccgcgtcgggctctgtgctgatggctcagagcctggagcctgtttcagattctgtgtctccctctctccctgaccctcccccgttcatgctgtctctctctgtctcaaaaataaataaacattaaaaaaaaattaaaaaaaaaccagtatggaggttcctcaaaaacttaaaaatagaactaccctacaacccagcaactgcactactaggcgtttatccaagggatacaggtgtgctgtttcgaagggacacatgcacccccatgtttatagcagcactatagacaatagccaaagtgtgggaagagcccaaatgtccatcgatggatgaatggataaagaagacgtggtatatatatatatacaatgaggtattactcggcaatcaaaaaagaatgaaatcttgccattggcaactacgtggctggaactggagggtattatgctaagtgaaattagtcagagaaagacaaaaatcatatgacttcactcatgtgaggactttaagagacaaaacagatgaacataagggaaggaatacaaaaataatataaaaacagggaggggaacaaaacacaagagactcataaatatggagaacaaacagagggttactggagggtgtgggagggggaatgggctaaatgggggaggggcattaaggaatctactcttgaaatcatggttgcactatatgctgactaatttggacgtaaatttagaaaataaataaaatgaagaaataaaattaaataaaaataaaaaaaattaaataacaatggGACTTTTTGGGGGGAACTTGCTTCTAAATAATCATAAGAATCAACTTGCAAGTGTAGCCAGGATAATTCTGAAAACATAAGAATAAAGCAGGCATTTGTCTTACCGCTAAGGTGATTTATTATGTCACAGTAATTAAAATTGTGTTATCGGTGCAGTAATACCAAGCAGagcaacggaacagaatagaatgTGCAGATACAGACACACAGGGCAGCATTTCAAGTCCATGGGGGAAAGAATGGCATATTCACTAAATCGCGTTGAGACAGTTGGCTGTTCATTTGGCAGAAAAAAGTTCCGTCTCCCTCTCACAccttacacaaaataaattccagatgggtTACAGATCTAAATGCATGGAATAGAACTATAAAAGTAGAAGGAGAAagtataggaaaatatttttataatctcgGAGGTTATTATGGGGAAAAGCCCCATAAGACATCAGACCCCACGGCTGTAAATGATAACAGCTAGCACTTTATAACACTTAACCACATGCCAAACGTTGTTCCATGCAGTTGACAACCATCAGTTCGTTGAATGCAGCCCAATGCATTAAGGGTTTATAATTATCCTTATAATTAtccagggggagggggcacctgggtgactcagttggttaagggtctgactcctcattttggctcaggtcatgatctcatggttcgtgagttcgagcccggggttgggctcccagctgacagtgtgtggccagcttgggattctctctctctgcccctcccccactcgcttgctctaaaaaataaacattaaggggcgcctgggtggcgcagtcggttaagcgtccgacttcagccaggtcacgatctcgcggtccgggagttcgagccccgcgtcgggctctgggctgatggctcagagcctggagcctgtttccgattctgtgtctccctctctctctgcccctcccccgttcatgctctgtctctctctgtcccaaaaataaataaacgttgaaaaaaaaaaattaaaaaaaaaaataaataaacattaagaaatgaagaaatggaggctcagtTAAGTAACTTGCAGGCTCACACAACTAGCAAGAGGCAAAGCTGGTGATTGAACCCAGCAGTCTAGCCCAGGGCCTGTGG is a window of Prionailurus viverrinus isolate Anna chromosome E1, UM_Priviv_1.0, whole genome shotgun sequence DNA encoding:
- the ARRB2 gene encoding beta-arrestin-2 isoform X2 — its product is MQGRRKEEQVASPEGSGMGRLDAGRGSPLPRLVPSCWKASCPMPHGQSGCPKGQVALLPNFCLTPGCQEQQLHLGGAECMTTLPVYGPHSSSRRVFKKSSPNCKLTVYLGKRDFVDHLDRVDPVDGVVLVDPDYLKDRKVFVTLTCAFRYGREDLDVLGLSFRKDLFIATYQAFPPMPNPPRPPTRLQDRLLRKLGQHAHPFFFTIPQNLPCSVTLQPGPEDTGKACGVDFEIRAFCAKSLEEKSHKRNSVRLVIRKVQFAPEKPGPQPSAETTRHFLMSDRSLHLEASLDKELYYHGEPLNVNVHVTNNSTKTVKKIKVSVRQYADICLFSTAQYKCPVAQIEQDDQVSPSSTFCKVYTITPLLSDNREKRGLALDGKLKHEDTNLASSTIVKEGANKEVLGILVSYRVKVKLVVARGGDVSVELPFVLMHPKPHDHITLPRPQTAAPETDAPVDTNLIEFDTNYATDDDIVFEDFARLRLKGMKDEDYEDQFC